Genomic window (Oryza sativa Japonica Group chromosome 3, ASM3414082v1):
CTTTTTTTAATCATCATACAAAGCTAGCTACAACAATTTTTATAATGTTATATCAATAATCAAAGTTGTATCAATACAGATATCTATTAGGGAAAACTAAGAAACAATTATCCTGAAATTATAATGTTATCTCTATCTGGGAATTTTTCTCCCAACATATATAGACATTTAACTGCATATATATGGGCATTTTGCCAAGATATACATCCTTAGCCAAGAATTTTTTTAGGGCATAGTGTAGCACGGAGACGATCGACCAAAGGCTCTAGCTCTAGCAAATAAAAACGTTGTTTTGCATGCTATTCTTTAAATTCATGTATTTTCTTGTCCTTCAGTCTGGAGCCCATATATTTCATTTCCTATATCCCTGTATTTTTCTCTCTGTTGTAGATATTGCAAACAAAGGCTCTGTTCGTTCTGGCAAGATAGGGGAGATTGagtctcgtttttcgcgcgcacgcttttcaaactactaaacgatgcattttttgcaaaaaaaattctataggaaagttgctttaaaaaattatattaatccatttttgaaatttaaaatagttaatattcaattaatcatgagctaatggctcacctcgttttacgtatcttcccaatctctccAATCTCCtactcctcaaacacacccaaaAACTAAGTGTACAATCAGCATACGCGTGACTAGTGCATATACAGGCACAACTAGCACTTGTCACACCCACATGGTAAGAAGCCTTTGTTCGAAAGTTCCCAACTCTTTTACttcgtttttcgtgcgcacgcttttcaaattgttaaatgttatgtttttttttcaaaagttagctattttaaaaaatagctaatacttaattaatcacgcgctaatggattgCTCCCTTTTCCGCGCACACTATTTCGGATGGGAACAGCCAGCAGCAAACAGACCCTAAGTACGGTGATCGGTGGATGTGGCAGAGTTGGATGTGAGTTGTGTGATCGATCCAGAAATCGTCTCCAGGTCCGTCACGATCTATAACTAGCTATATAGCTAGCCAGCTTGTTGACCGTTGGTTATTTCCTTCACTAAAATAATGAAAAGGCATATTTTCATGGTGGATGAGCTTGAAGAGAGTGTGTATGGTCTCACCACCTCATCTTCCTTTGGGACATCTCGAATATGTATGGATCGATGGTATCTTGTTCAGAGAGATTGAAAGGTGTAAGGTTGCTGGTCGTTGAACCACGcacgtagtatatatatacaagagCTAGCGTTGGTTGCACCTACGACTAGCAATgcatgctagctagcttgcacGGAAACTATATTTACACACAACCACTCCtacgtactacctccgtctcaaaatataacaacttttagttataaatctggacacatattttgctaaaaatattttatattgtaggacggatgaagtatttgGTAGTTAGGGCACTACTCTCACATATTTATAGCCAtttccatgcatatatattcacATTATATACCAAGAAACATTAGTAGAAATAATAGCTCTCAATTAAATTGCGCGAAAACAAACTCCCTCTAGCAAAAACATTTGGCATTTATGATaagatttgatcaaacttaatttaaaaaatatataacaatcaactttatattaaaataaaatgattagtattttagaaattattgaTGGTATTTGAAAAGCTTGACCGAATATTGTTCTGAACATCAAACATTTTTtaccggagggagtaatgtgTTATAGAGTGGATATACTATATTATGTGGCGCTCATACATTCAAAACAAAATTTCCATAACAACTGCCATATTTTTGTACACATAAGAATGCATGGATAAAGAGGTTCTTCTAGTCCAGTAATATTAGGCAGTTTGATATCATCCATGAGTTTTGTGTTAAAATTACTTATACATTGTTTAATTTACCTTTATTCTCTATCTAATTTAAGGGAATAATGTCGCTGTTAATTAGTGACACATTGACGAAACATGTTTCGATTGACTTATTCGGATACGCCGGTTTTATTCTGACTTTACCTACCATGTTTTTACACTACCTTTTCTTTATCAAGCTAACCACaattttaagggaaaattttataTTATTAACAGGTTTATACACACCCACACACATCAAGTGTATTTCTATCTTACAATGATATAAGTATATAATATGCGATGTTAATTCAATGTGATCAACAAGATTTAAGAGCTTGTTCATTTCTAATTAATATTTTGCAAAATAACTAAGTTATTTGAAAATTTGGATCTAtcctttaatttgtttttgGGAATAAATTAACCTAACTAtatagctactagctagctagctagtcctTCGTTGAATTAAATTATTAGCACAGTACATTataaatataatagatatatcaTACGTGCACATCAAATGCCTTTATTCCATcagaaaaccaaaaaaaatatttttttaaaataatagaaCAATAAATTATATCTTTGCATCATTCATACATGCATGGCTGGCTAAATAATAAAGTCTCTTAATTTATATATCGTGTAGTACACACACCACATTTTATTCAGACTTTATATATACACGCATTGTTAATTAGTAGAGTAGTGTCATGCCAGCTCACAAAACACACTACTATTCTTTACGAACCATGACACATATATCACCGGTGTATTGGATGTACGTACGGAGTCTGATTAATTATATAGACCGTATTCTTCGTACTTGGTAGCAGCTGTTGCTGGACGTACTGCGCATACATATACGCTCATACTTGTTGACTAATTTGTTTGGACCGTACGTATAAAAACTTTAATGTGATGTTATCAAATAGGAGCTGATTTAGTTCAATTAATTAATTCCTTCCACATCTAATTTAAATGAGCCAATGGCACAACGATTCCTAAACGAATAGAAATCAAAACAGTCAAAATACTCCCTTTTTATATATAGGGTTAATTTCATCCATGCCATTGCAACTTTACcaatttagaaaaatattattgttattCGCAATATCAGCTGGGTGTCattgaaattttttaaattagAACTGTGGTATATCGCCGTCACGTTTCCCATCTTCTTCCAtgttcttccttctctttttctACTCTCCTTTttgcttctcttcttttcttctcccgGTCGACCGTGTCTGTTGCTCCTCGATGAACCGCTGCCACGCCTGCTGCTCCTCCCCTAACCTCCCCAGCATGCTCCctggccgctgccgcctccatcTTCACCTCATCCTCCTCACACTAGCTTCGGAAAAGGCGGATCCAGGTGCACGTGTGCTCCCCGGCTGACGCTACCACCATCTTCACAACCCCCTCCTTGTGCAAGCTCTGGGAAAGCCGGATCCAGGCGTCGCCGCCATCTTCACCTCCTACTCCTCCTTGTGCAAGCTCCGAGGAGGCTGGATCCAAAGCGCTACCACCatcttcacctcctcctcgcgcgaGCTCTGGGGAGATTGGATCcaaggcgccgccgccatcttcacctcctccaccgccctcATCGCTTGTTGCTCCGCATCCACGCCACAACGCTCAAGGTGGAGGGGGAAGCGGATGGAGAGGTGATGGTGGTCGCCACCAGCGTCGCTTGCTGCTCCACCTTCGTGTCCTTCAAGGGCGTCGGTTGCCACGAATGCCAACCTCATCGGTTGCTGCTCCGCCGTCCCAAACAGCGCCCTCATCACGCTGTCCCTCTTTGTCGTCGACCTCTCCCACTCCCTAGGCTTTGGTGTTGCCAGCCTTGCCCGCTTCACCGGCCCCTCGATggggagaagaaggaagaataTGGAAGGAATAAAAAATGTGACGGGGTGGGCATGGTTCCAATCTTGCAAAATTTCAATTCTatctatttcctccgtttcacaatgtaagtcattctagaaTTTCcgccacattcatattgatgttaataaatctagacatatatatctatttagatttattaacatcagtatgaatgtggaaaatgctagaatgacttacattgtgaaacagaggaagtagttgATATCATGAATAGTAATGATATTTTTCTAAGTCGGCCAAGTTGCAATTGCGTTgatcaaattaacccttttTTACAGGACGCAGTTGACTTTAATGTGATATAACGacctttgattaaaaaaatatgtagatattatttattttgttgtaaccTTTTTATCATCAAAGGAAGTAAggcatatatttttatatatctatactttttttaattgacgaaaaattaaatattatgtTCAAAATTCaagcaccatatatatatatatttaaaaatagaggAGTATATTATAGAGGAAAACTGAAATTTTCTTTGGAAAAGTAAAAATTGCACCGAACCATCGATCGGTTCATTTTTAATAATATCGATCGATATATAGAGAGGCGGCTAGACCTAATAAGCTAGCTGGAAGAAAACTTACGATGCTGTACATGCAGCAAAGCAGCTACTGTGGGAGAGACAGATCGACGCATGTGCAAGCTAATTTAGCTATAGGTACTATATACCCTCCGTCACAATCGTGCTTCCACTGTCAGCTTTCATTTTTTGTTACGATCGGTTGCCATGTATGACATTTTGTTTTTGCACATGCCTAATTAAACACATAATACACGTTTTATTTATCAGTTATATATGTAGGCAAAATATACTAACGTAAGtcaacaaaaacaagcatacaGATCATATATCTCATAAATAAGACCATCATGTCCTTTTTCAGCATAGTAAGCTAACTATTGTCATGGTGTCAACATAGCGTGGATGAATGTCAATATAGATGGACCATATATTGAGCACATTATATATAAGCAGTTGCGCGAGATGTATGTCTAAATCATAAGAGTCAATTAATCTCGCAactttttatttgtaaaaacTGATATGCTgactatatttataaatatattaattGTTGTGAAACTATACCAGTTTAATTGTAATGATTGTGTATCGACTGTATGTGTCCACGTAAACCCCATGCATTCTTGACGCTGAATTTAAAagaataaattttataaaaccttatgTTCTATGGTAAAAGacatagaaaatatattatgaatTATGATATATAACCACACAGGTTTCATAGTTCAAGTATTATTTCATATTTAAAGCTCTACCTTTTCCCAAATCTCGATTAATTTAGTATACCTGAAacgatattaattattttaagtaTCAAAGAGTTAAATTAATCAACAACctaaataaggaaaaaaataaaaatttcatatacactttatattttaaactttaagTAAATGCATGCTTAACATCTATGGTAATagggttttatgaaattttagTACCATAAAATATGAGGTTTACTgaattttactcttttttaaaaaagggtaGTTTATTCCCTTGATAAAGGAAATTAATTAtagaatatataattattgttaCTACCCTTATTTAATCCCATCTCCCTAGCCAGATTCACCACAACAACTCTGGAAGCCAAAGAAAAGTAGTAGatgcaaaaggaaaaggagaagtTGGCAGCTTGATAGATAGCCTAAgcttctctctcccccccccccccccccccccctcaccaccaccactcccaCATTTCTTCCATCCCTACTCATCAACCTCACCCCTCTCTCCCTTTCTAGCTTGTTCATCAAACTCCCATATCACCAACATCAAAGATCTCATCCATATAGATCAACCTCTACCCTAGCTACATCACCCTTTCTTCTTCCACACCAAATTAATTAACCCtatctctcgatctctccctctcttctttcttccatTGCACCTAGCTTtcatcttcttctcttcttcttcttcctctccggccATGGCGTCCACCAGCGACAGCCTCCCTTCGTCGCCGTCACtgcccaccaccgccggcctcgacgccgccggtggcggcgaccaAGAATTCTCCTCCTACCAGCACCACCAGAGTCTCTTCctgccatcctcctcctcctcctacctcgaCTCACCCTTCCATGGCCTCCTCCacacctcctcctcatcctccgccACCATGTCCCCCtcgcaggcgccgccgccgcaccctccCCCTCCGGCGCCGACGTCCAACAACAAGCCGCCCAAGAAGCGGCCCAGAGcgtcccgccgcccgcccaccACCGTGCTCACCACCGACACCTCCAACTTCCGCGCCATGGTGCAGGAGTTCACCGGCTTCCCCGCCccgcccttcgccgccgcgccgccacccgccgtccGCCCTCGCCtcctgggcggcgtcggcggcggccaccagctccctccctTCTTGCTTCGCCCCTCCCCGCTCAAGTACACGCACAGccaccccacgccgccgccgccgccgccgctacacCACCAGGCTtgcaccaccacctccttcctcggcaacgccgccgccgccaccaccagcacGAGCTCTCTCGTCGACGCGCTCGCGCTGTTCGCCAAGAGCAACGtgatggtggcgccgccgccgccgccgccaacctccgccgccgcctcgtccagcGCCGATcagtaccaccaccaccacggcatGACGATGGGTGGTCTATTCAACCCGTTCGACGACtacgaggccgcggcggcggccgccgccgcggaaggCGACAAGGTTgtgcacggcggcgccggccatggcggcttCTTCTCCCCCttgggcgccggcgccggcgacgacaagTACGATCGGCActagcgcgcgccgccgcgtgtACGTATCTCTCTCGATCTCTAAAACCTCTGTGTGTTTTTGCGTGTGGATCGAGAGAtcaatcaatcgatcgatcgatggagaaATTAAGAGAAGCATTTGGATTATGGATAGCTAAGCTAAGTTAATGAAGCTGAGCTAGCTTCTACTACTTGGCCACTGCAACTGTGTTGGCATTTGTTGTGAGGAGTTGATTAATTTCTTGTTAGTAATTTGGTTTTGAGATGATACGATGCATGTAAATAAATTtcattttgggttttttttttactcgctcgatccaactttttcttttttttttggtattatttaatttcttccCGTGTGtgaattttttgtgcaaatttaTTGAATTAAACGGAATTAAGCTATAGGGAAGATATATGCGTGCATTTGCCCTGAAAGATTCATAGATTGTTcgtagaaaaaataaatatgcaGACTTGTAAAAGGTCATTGTGTTCGGTTTCCATCGCTAGCGAGAGAGAGCTAGCCACCAAGAGTGTACGTCCTTATCGAGATGATAGATGAAATCATCCAACTGAGATCCTTCAGTTTAATTTCCCTTCAATTTCTATCGGTTTTTGGATGGATGTATATGCATGCCGTACATTCTGTGAAAGCTATATGGttatttctagctagctagtagattTCTTGGTGCGTCGTCTTGTCTATTAATTTGGATCTTGGAGTTGGCTTATATGAATTTTTGCAAGTTGAAACTCAAAGTGTAAACTGTTGCGCGAGTGAGAAATTCATCTAAGTCGTTTGATTTCTAATTAAATATTCTCATCTCTGGTCAATGATACTGCTTAATTATGGACCAATATGAATCCATGCTTCTCTTGAGATTTCAGCTTGTGCGCTGTTTGGTGTTTTAATTTGATTGAAATGTGAACCGCTGTTAAttttatacatgcatgtatgcacaTGGAGGCTTGATCacaataatatatatgtaagttaaaCATGtctttgcaaataaaaaaaagtatgtaaAACATGCATGAATATGCatatggttttttttatcaaatgcaAAACTCATAACCAATTAAGTGCATTAGAATTTGGGCCGTAAAATTGCCTAAAGAATTGCTTGATGAATATGATTCACTAGTTTCTGCAGATTCAGTGTCTGTGATCTGTGTTAATTACTAGCTATGTTACGACTACTGATAGGTGCAAACTTATTAATTCTTGAATGCACACGCTGTGTTTAATTTCATTAATAATAATATTGGTGCTTAATTATATATGCTGGCTACTAATTGTGTTTCGTCTATTAGGACTAATATATTGTGTGAGTCTCATTTGGAACAAGGTCTTCTTTGGTTTTGGCTTTGTTTGGACGACATAAATTAATTAGACACAAAACATATATTAATTTTAGTTCCTAAAAGAATGAAGATAAAATCCAATGAAGTATAATGCCGCaggctaatttttttttcattaatttaattaatataCTGGGGTTGTTTTCTCACTTTAATACCTCTTAATTCAACTTTTTCACCAATCTCTCTGATCTTGCTAGCTAGTTAGCTAGGTGTTGTGCTCCTAGCTTTATCTATCCACTGTTTTGATCTGATCTTCTTTATTCGCACGTACTGTGTCTTGAACCGTGTCTTAACATTGATGAAACTAATAATTGTTCAATCTCTTGATTTGAGAGCTGTCCACACAAAATTAAGAAATTTAATTCAAAAGGAAATCAGTGGACGACAACACTTGAAAATTCTCTTTGAAATTACCACTGGTACTAGAGCACATTTAATCTATAAATTATTGTGATCATATAGTATAAATTAACACAGCCATATTTATCATCATTTAATCATATGTACTTGTAAGAATTTCAATACTAACATACTATTTGCCTATTGAAATGTTTACTAGCTACAATTAATGTACGTGTGCCATCACGTGTGCATACGCAAAACTATTTAAGAGATGATGTACGCATACACAGTACACAGTAGCTAGccttatctttctccttttttttaacacaTATTCACATAACGtaatgtcatatatatatagtactataaATTAAAAGGTTTGTGTGAAAAATGCTTCAAAAACTGTATCCTCttgttagaaaaaaatatttagtattGAAATGATTCTCAAAATTGCTTCTTTTTGTGTAGCTATACAaacttagatatttttttaggtGAAAAACTATCAAATATAGTTATAGATAATCAAAATATAATCGCATTGTaacttatatactccctctgtctcataaaaaaacgaatctactACTGGATGcgacatattctagtacgatgaatctagacatatgtatgtctagattcgtagtagtagaatgtgtcacatccggtactatGTTGGTTTtgtgtgggacggagggagtatgtaatgTAACAGGCATACAGTTAGTTAGTACAGTAACTGTTAGTATACTATGGCCCTGTTCGTTCGTTTCTGCTTGTAGCAAAGGATAAAATTTTAGATtatcgtggcacgcttttcaaattgctaaacggtgcgtttcgtgcgaaaactttctatatgaaagttgctctaaaatatcagattaattaatttttaagtttgtaataattaaaactcaattaatcacacgttattatcaCCTTGTTTTACATGAAACaattaatcttcatctttagtAGATTCTACCGTGTGCTTCCAAACGCTAGGACACGGGTTCAACTCCCTTCCTCCACGCACTCtcgtcaattttttttctcgccCCACATGGATCTCGAGACGATCCAATGGCTGTAAATTCGAAAGGTTTGAAAAGAAAATTCTATCGAATGATTTTTACGCATTCCCTTTTCTTATATTTTCAGTGCTAAAATTAATGTACTAGCTAGTTGTGTTGCAACGCGCGAGCCAATGGATGAAATGATTGTACGCACAACGTACTCTGAAATGATATGAAACTGTTGTTTTCTTCACAAGAGTTGGAGAATACACGCAAGGATCAAGTGGATGAACGACCGCCTCATCAATTATTTTTACATATAATAATACtgagtacatatatatatatatatatatatatatatatatatatatatatatatatatatatatatatatatatatatatatatatatatatatatatatatatatatatatatatatatatatatatatatatatatatatatatatatatatatatatatatatatatatatatgtcttagCCATATATTCGTCTGTGCACAATTTAAAAACTTTGTGCGCAGACATATATATGCCCAcaagatttaaaaaaaaaactcaagggATTAATATgtatccctccgtcccaaaaaaaaaagaccaattcTACCTACGAAtagacatatatgtgtccagattcatagttaggaattcattttttttacggagTAGTACTTAATTACCTTTGGTatatagatatacatatatatgtcaatCTGTAAAACAGTAAGTGATCAATACATATACTAAATTACGTACCTTTGTTAATTAATAAGGATTTTGCAAGAGTTTTTTAATTAAGTACGTGTAGCACAGCGCTCTTATCCAATATTGACTTGTAGGCCACCATGCCCATGCCAAATTAAAGTTAATTAACTTGAATAACAGAGAAGATGGTGATGTTGTGCATGCAGCTACTGATCAGCTGCTGCCA
Coding sequences:
- the LOC4333001 gene encoding formin-like protein 7, whose amino-acid sequence is MASTSDSLPSSPSLPTTAGLDAAGGGDQEFSSYQHHQSLFLPSSSSSYLDSPFHGLLHTSSSSSATMSPSQAPPPHPPPPAPTSNNKPPKKRPRASRRPPTTVLTTDTSNFRAMVQEFTGFPAPPFAAAPPPAVRPRLLGGVGGGHQLPPFLLRPSPLKYTHSHPTPPPPPPLHHQACTTTSFLGNAAAATTSTSSLVDALALFAKSNVMVAPPPPPPTSAAASSSADQYHHHHGMTMGGLFNPFDDYEAAAAAAAAEGDKVVHGGAGHGGFFSPLGAGAGDDKYDRH